In a genomic window of Gossypium arboreum isolate Shixiya-1 chromosome 9, ASM2569848v2, whole genome shotgun sequence:
- the LOC108457424 gene encoding uncharacterized protein LOC108457424, translating into MGEETHDTMNLDLNLGPTPETGSGSVSNEGLGWDVSVNNRFNRIREAVRRRRWRWQQVQFPAATQNPSMELDQFMVNSDNASTLQAGEGSIIPEERTSDVPKSCENTNGLLEDEVSENKDDVEKGVSNDVGFFDCNICLDLAREPVVTCCGHLFCWSCLYRSLHKHSDAKECPVCKEEVTIKTLIPIYGRGKVNLEPEEDSGLKIPPRPNARRVESWRQTIQRTALNLPVEEMIRRLGSRFDLTRDLTPPREAETTEITDSVLNRILTSRGLRGEQTAVVSLDDVDLRPSSTNGTDVMSSRVHSLFRQRQSQLRRVARFTSLSSGLNSTERIVEAYLRSNPMGRNQEQPPQVDDRDSFSSIAAVINSGNQMDTAVEIDSEVSLSASSSRRRNDSFRVSDVDSGDSRAHRRRRLN; encoded by the coding sequence ATGGGTGAGGAAACGCATGATACAATGAACCTGGATTTGAATCTGGGTCCTACTCCTGAGACAGGGTCAGGTTCAGTGTCTAATGAAGGTTTAGGCTGGGATGTTTCGGTTAATAATCGGTTCAATAGGATTAGAGAAGCTGTTCGGCGTCGACGGTGGAGATGGCAGCAGGTTCAATTTCCGGCTGCCACTCAGAACCCATCTATGGAATTGGATCAGTTCATGGTGAATTCGGACAATGCAAGTACATTACAGGCAGGTGAGGGCAGCATCATTCCAGAGGAAAGAACGAGTGATGTGCCCAAATCATGTGAGAATACCAATGGATTATTGGAAGATGAAGTTTCAGAAAACAAGGATGATGTTGAGAAGGGAGTTAGCAATGATGTGGGTTTCTTTGATTGTAACATATGCCTGGATTTGGCCCGGGAACCTGTTGTAACTTGTTGCGGTCACTTGTTTTGCTGGTCTTGCCTCTACCGATCATTACATAAGCATTCTGATGCAAAAGAATGTCCTGTTTGCAAAGAAGAGGTGACAATTAAAACTCTGATCCCGATTTATGGCAGGGGGAAAGTCAACCTTGAGCCAGAAGAGGACTCCGGTCTTAAGATCCCTCCTCGGCCAAATGCACGGCGGGTGGAGAGCTGGAGGCAAACTATTCAAAGGACTGCTTTAAATCTCCCAGTGGAGGAGATGATTCGCCGCCTTGGAAGTAGATTTGATTTGACCCGTGATCTGACTCCACCAAGGGAGGCCGAAACGACAGAAATAACTGATTCTGTCCTTAACAGGATATTGACATCTCGGGGATTGCGTGGAGAGCAAACTGCAGTTGTGTCCCTTGATGATGTTGACTTGAGACCTAGCAGCACAAATGGTACTGATGTTATGTCCTCCCGAGTTCATTCTTTGTTCCGTCAAAGACAATCACAATTACGAAGAGTTGCAAGATTTACTTCTCTGTCATCTGGATTGAATTCAACAGAAAGGATAGTTGAAGCATATCTCCGTAGCAACCCGATGGGAAGAAACCAGGAGCAGCCACCCCAGGTGGATGATAGAGATTCGTTCTCAAGCATTGCTGCTGTAATAAACTCAGGGAATCAAATGGACACGGCTGTTGAAATAGACTCCGAAGTATCACTTTCGGCTTCATCTTCCAGAAGGAGAAATGATAGTTTCAGAGTTTCAGATGTTGACAGCGGTGACTCTCGAGCACATAGAAGGAGACGACTGAACTAG